The Halogeometricum rufum genome has a segment encoding these proteins:
- a CDS encoding RNA ligase partner protein, which produces MPEYSLKQRFVLDTSLFLSEEIRHEGETLEAALYRLLDVIARAKLRLDISCYMAPSVHAELVGILHERGIDGEIETQLNTWIIKKNPARYEVMVPAAVVHDFVHEMSDRVNRGLRVSEDAVRRAAEGDPEQVISDLRAEYRTELRQGILDSREDFDLLILARELDAGVVTEDTGIVDWAEEFGLRFLRGRDFPSLLDAYLTGTGQDEPLSD; this is translated from the coding sequence ATGCCCGAGTACTCGCTCAAGCAGCGATTCGTCCTCGACACCTCGCTGTTTCTCTCCGAGGAGATTCGGCACGAGGGGGAGACCCTCGAAGCGGCGTTGTACCGACTGCTCGACGTCATCGCGCGGGCGAAACTCCGACTCGACATCTCCTGTTACATGGCGCCGTCGGTCCACGCCGAACTCGTCGGCATCCTGCACGAACGCGGCATCGACGGGGAGATAGAGACGCAACTCAACACGTGGATAATAAAGAAGAACCCCGCGCGCTACGAGGTGATGGTCCCCGCCGCCGTCGTCCACGACTTCGTCCACGAGATGTCGGACCGCGTCAACCGCGGCCTCCGCGTCTCCGAGGACGCGGTGCGACGCGCGGCCGAGGGGGACCCCGAACAGGTAATCTCCGACCTTCGGGCCGAGTACCGGACCGAACTCAGGCAGGGCATCCTCGACTCCCGCGAGGACTTCGACCTCCTCATTCTCGCGCGAGAACTCGACGCCGGCGTCGTCACCGAGGACACCGGCATCGTCGACTGGGCCGAGGAGTTCGGGCTCCGGTTCCTCCGCGGCCGGGACTTCCCCTCGCTTCTGGACGCCTACCTCACCGGCACCGGACAGGACGAACCGCTGAGTGATTAA
- a CDS encoding Lrp/AsnC family transcriptional regulator, with amino-acid sequence MELDETDRAILRILQTDARTPFSEIARQIDMSSATVHDRVGRMEDAGVIEGYHAKVDPREVGYGTSALVGLRVEQGREEDALEQLREIDGVKEVHLTTGEWDVMLRVYAEDTDALRELMFDNIAEMEGFSRSQTMVILGTDFEDPSLSL; translated from the coding sequence ATGGAACTCGACGAGACGGACCGCGCCATCCTTCGAATACTCCAGACCGACGCGCGGACGCCGTTCAGCGAAATCGCGAGACAGATAGACATGTCGAGCGCGACGGTCCACGACCGGGTCGGCCGGATGGAGGACGCGGGGGTCATCGAGGGCTACCACGCGAAGGTCGACCCCCGAGAGGTCGGCTACGGCACCTCCGCACTCGTCGGCCTCCGCGTCGAACAGGGCAGAGAGGAGGACGCACTCGAACAACTCCGGGAGATAGACGGCGTGAAAGAGGTCCACCTCACGACTGGCGAGTGGGACGTGATGCTCCGCGTGTACGCCGAGGACACCGACGCGCTCCGCGAACTCATGTTCGACAACATCGCCGAGATGGAGGGGTTCTCGCGGTCGCAGACGATGGTCATCCTCGGCACCGACTTCGAGGACCCCTCGCTGTCGCTGTAG
- a CDS encoding DUF63 family protein, translating to MATVAERVGVDPERLWGGAFVVALVALVGGSLAFPRLVYDRFIWHYFWGPVQADANSAVCATRAGGATQYLDSASACAAAAEPVAYPGYTLVSEVGYMVTLLFALIGVVFLMRRLDVGTDRSFFYALLPYMFFGGALRVVEDANDTPGATEALISYPWNALVISPIIYFTVFLITLGAVVVAVSLEQFEVTRSYERPLFGIGVVVLVVTVGYLFWLAFTGADGVEFYPQVLLVMLVGATLAAAATWWLIERFAPEINSGTETIGFVILWGHAVDGVANVVGLDWMTALGAGPNLVPKHPVNQFVVDFTANTLPPSVLAVTGDAWPFLLVKLVAATFVVWVFEEGIFEESPRYTMLLLVAVLAVGLGPGTRDMLRATFGV from the coding sequence ATGGCTACGGTTGCAGAGCGGGTCGGCGTCGACCCCGAACGACTGTGGGGCGGCGCGTTCGTCGTCGCACTCGTCGCCCTCGTCGGCGGTTCGCTCGCCTTCCCGAGACTCGTCTACGACCGGTTCATCTGGCACTACTTCTGGGGGCCCGTCCAGGCCGACGCGAACTCCGCCGTCTGCGCCACGCGCGCCGGCGGCGCCACGCAGTATCTCGACAGCGCGAGCGCGTGTGCGGCGGCCGCCGAACCCGTCGCGTATCCCGGCTACACGCTCGTCTCCGAAGTCGGCTACATGGTGACGCTGCTGTTCGCCCTCATCGGCGTCGTGTTCCTCATGCGCCGCCTCGACGTCGGCACCGACCGGAGCTTCTTCTACGCGCTGCTCCCGTACATGTTCTTCGGGGGGGCGCTCCGCGTCGTCGAGGACGCCAACGACACGCCCGGCGCCACGGAGGCCCTCATCAGCTACCCGTGGAACGCGCTCGTCATCAGCCCCATCATCTACTTCACCGTCTTCCTCATCACGCTCGGCGCCGTCGTCGTCGCCGTCAGCCTCGAACAGTTCGAGGTGACCCGGTCGTACGAACGACCGCTGTTCGGCATCGGCGTCGTCGTCCTCGTCGTCACCGTCGGCTACCTGTTCTGGCTCGCGTTCACCGGTGCCGACGGCGTGGAGTTCTACCCGCAGGTGCTCCTCGTGATGCTCGTCGGCGCGACGCTGGCCGCGGCGGCGACGTGGTGGCTCATCGAGCGGTTCGCGCCCGAGATAAACTCCGGTACCGAGACCATCGGGTTCGTCATCCTCTGGGGCCACGCCGTCGACGGCGTGGCGAACGTCGTCGGCCTCGACTGGATGACCGCCCTCGGCGCGGGGCCGAACCTCGTCCCGAAACACCCGGTCAACCAGTTCGTCGTGGACTTCACGGCGAACACGCTCCCGCCGTCCGTCCTCGCCGTGACCGGTGACGCCTGGCCGTTCCTCCTCGTCAAACTCGTCGCCGCGACGTTCGTCGTCTGGGTGTTCGAGGAGGGCATCTTCGAGGAGAGTCCGCGCTACACGATGCTGCTCCTGGTCGCCGTCTTAGCCGTCGGCCTCGGCCCGGGGACGCGCGACATGCTCCGAGCGACGTTCGGCGTCTGA
- a CDS encoding inositol monophosphatase family protein encodes MDDDRVAVARRAARAGAAVAADRFRTDIDVELKDGKTDVVTQADRDAQARVIDVIRESHAADAVVGEEEDELKRVPPEGPAWVIDPIDGTNNFVRDLRVWGTAVAAVRDGEPVAAATCLPALDDTYWTDGEATYRNGEAVTVSDRDDPQTCTVCPTIWWGFDERDQYGRATNAIVDRFADMRRFGCAQAVLAMVADGQLDGVLTNVRANPWDSVAGVQMVRAAGGRVTDLAGDPWRHDSRGLVASNGAVHDAVLEAAREIDGLNG; translated from the coding sequence ATGGACGACGACAGAGTCGCGGTGGCCAGACGGGCGGCCCGCGCCGGCGCCGCAGTCGCGGCCGACCGGTTCCGAACCGACATCGACGTCGAACTGAAGGACGGCAAGACCGACGTCGTGACGCAGGCGGACCGGGACGCGCAGGCCCGCGTCATCGACGTGATTCGGGAGTCCCACGCGGCCGACGCCGTCGTCGGCGAGGAGGAGGACGAACTCAAGCGGGTCCCCCCGGAGGGGCCCGCGTGGGTCATCGACCCCATCGACGGGACGAACAACTTCGTCCGGGACCTCCGGGTGTGGGGGACGGCGGTCGCCGCCGTGCGGGACGGCGAACCGGTCGCCGCCGCCACCTGTCTGCCCGCACTCGACGACACCTACTGGACCGACGGGGAGGCGACGTACCGGAACGGCGAGGCGGTGACGGTCAGCGACCGGGACGACCCCCAGACGTGCACCGTCTGCCCCACCATCTGGTGGGGCTTCGACGAACGCGACCAGTACGGGCGGGCGACGAACGCCATCGTGGACCGGTTCGCAGACATGCGCCGGTTCGGGTGCGCGCAGGCGGTGTTGGCGATGGTGGCCGACGGTCAACTCGACGGCGTGCTGACGAACGTCCGCGCGAACCCGTGGGACTCCGTCGCCGGCGTCCAGATGGTCCGCGCGGCCGGCGGAAGGGTCACGGACCTCGCCGGTGACCCGTGGCGACACGACTCGCGGGGCCTCGTCGCCTCCAACGGCGCGGTCCACGACGCGGTGCTCGAAGCCGCCCGCGAAATCGACGGATTGAACGGCTGA